A window of Ascochyta rabiei chromosome 6, complete sequence genomic DNA:
GACGCCGACCATACCTACTTGATGTTTTCTGCTACCTTCCCTAAGTCTGCTCGCCGCCTTGCAAAGGAGTACATGGACACGGACTACCTGCGCATCAAGGTCGGACGTGTTGGCAGCACGCACCAGAACATCACCCAGACCATCGTCTACGTCGACGAGTCTGCGAAGAACCAAGCACTATTCGATCTGATCTTCTCGAGCGAGCCTCAGCGCACACTCATTTTCGTCAATAGCAAGCGCAAGTGTGACATGGTCGATGATTTTCTCTACAACAAGGGCTTGCCGTGTACCTCGATCCACTCCGATCGTACCCAGCGTGAGCGCGAGGATGCTCTGTAAGTGGTCCAGTCTCACCTAAGCAACGTGTCGCTAACGACGAGATAGACGCTCCTTCCGTACAGCGCGATGCCCCATCCTCGTCGCCACTGGTGTCACCGCTCGCGGTCTTGACGTTGCCAACGTCAAGCACATCATCAACTACGACCTGCCGTCGACACAGCACGACGGTATCACCGAGTACGTGCATCGTATCGGTCGCACCGCTCGTATCGGCAATGAGGGCATGGCCACTTCCTTCTTCAACGACCGCAACGAGGATATCGGCGAGGACCTTGTCAAGATTCTCCTGGAGTCCAAGCAGGAAGTGCCTGATTTTCTCGAGCAGTTCAAGCCCGAGGATCCTAACGTAATCGAGTGGCGCGATGGCACCGACGACGAATCGGATGATGGTCTTGGTGGCGGTTTCGGTGCTGACGCTGGCGGTTTCGACGCCGGCGCTGGCTTCGGTGGAGGTGATACTGAAGGCTTCGGCGGTGATGCCGGTGGCTTTGGTGGTGGCGATGGCGGTTTCTCCGGCGGAGCTGAGGATAAGATTGCCTCTTGGTAGGCATCCCGTTCACATCTTGTCTTCGACTACGACCTCAAAGGCGCTCTTCGGTTCACCCTGTGCGACTGAACGCATTCAAACATCAGTCGAGCATAGCTTCCCTTGAGCCAAAAAGGTACGGACTACGATACCACGATTTACGAGCCGCCCACCGTCGACAACACAACGGCAATGCATATAAGGTGGCTTTACAGTCCACTTCCTGACTGCCAATACTACCACCCTGACAGCTGTGAGGATCATGGTCAGATAGTTCCATAGTTCGAACCTTATAACAGATGCGGTCTCCTGCTCTTTCCCCGCCCTCTTCGTGCTGGTGCGCGATCATCAGGTCTTTGGTCTTTGGGGGAAGTCGTAGTTCCGCAGTATGGCAGGCGCACTGGGAGCTCATACAATGCAATCTCTAGCATCAATCTCCACTATTGCAGATGGCGCGTTGTTGCTGTGCTTGTCGTGCCGTCAGACCACCAGCATTCACAATCGTCTTATCGATAACCCCACATGCCGTCATTGCTCACCACAGCGCGACAACATCGATAACGCATGGCGTGAAAGCATACACTTGATCGCCAGTATGGGTCAGGGAACGTCTCACGAGGTGCAGCACTTGACGCTCGGTACGTGATATACTAAGCTACCTAGGGTACGAAGAGAAGGCTTACAATGCTGGATTGGGCCATGTACTGATACCAGGCAGAACAGCTTAGTCACAACCTTGCGCAAACGTTTGCGAAGAAGAGCTACACACCGCTCGAGTTATACTGCTTCAAATCTGTCTTCCGGTCGCTGGCTGACACCGAATCGGGAGTCCAATACTGGAGCGAAGCGACACTATGTCGGTTTCTGGAGCTGCCAGATGCGCTGAACGTAGGGTCGGTTGTCTTCCAGATGGCTAGCTATCTCGGCGCATTCCCATTTGCGAGCCAAGCACCGGCCATCCTTACAATTGAGGCGTTACTCAAGGTTGTCACCATTCTCACGGAAAGATATGGCGCAGTGCTGAAAAAGAGAGGACGCGAGATCTGGTTACGTGAGCTATACAGGAGTTTGGCCATATACGACAAGGGCATACGGTCCGAATTAGAGGAACAGAAGCATGAGAAAGATCAGGTCACTGAGAAGATGGGGTTCGCTGTCGACGTGCCAGAGGATGGTGAAGGTGGAGACGATGAAGAGGATGATGAGCTGGTTCTGGCTGCACTGGACTCGATGGACTCCTTGGAGGTTTTCAGGCATGGCGAGCAGGCGAACGTGCATCACTCGATCATTCCAACGGACAATTTCCTGAAACTCATCGAGCTACTGCTGCTCATCGCGCCGATCGATGCGCAACAGAGTCTGTCCTCGCTGGCACCTGAGCTTTCAGATGAGCGCATCCAGAATCTGCGACGGACTGCAAAGGTGGTGTTGTCGTCGTTCATTACCGATAAACATCCCGGCGTTACATATCGTACCTTCGATACAGTTCTCTCTACGAGTCTCCCGTTCCTGTTCGACGGCCTGAACCCTCTATTCGAGCACTTCCTCTTCGCAAAAGACTTCGATCTCTCAAAGCGCAAGTCAGACTCCACTTCTCCAATACAGGAATCGCACCCGGTCATTCCACCCCCGAAGACTGTAGCAGACCCAGAGCCAATCCTACGCAACCCAGGCGAGATTCTCAATCTCACCACGCTCAGTCAATTGTCGTTCTTCATCAAGGGCAACAACCTCTTCAGACGTTTGCGCCCTCTTTACAGCGGTAACACCCACGGCTTTTCCATGGGATCCTTCGAGAAACAGATTTTCAATTGGAGAGCACCCACAATCCTTTTAGTGTCAGGCCGCCTGCTTCCCACGACGCCCTCCAGCACCCGCGAGCGCGCCTTGGCAGATATGCTCCCTCCCAAACGCCATCCCAACAGCGTATCCGAGACGTCACAAAACCAGACGCTTACCTACGGCGCCTATATCCCCACACAATGGAAGCACACGGGCAAATCCTGCTTTGGCGACTCGTCCGCAAAGCTCTTCCAGCTCTCACCGACCCATGACGTCTTCCCGGCGTCCAGCTTCAGCAGCGACTATGTCTACTTCAACAAGTCGCCCACGCACCCTGCTGGTGTCGGCTTCGGCACTCCAGTCCCCACGCAATCCTCGGCAGCGAGCCGCTCTCACGGCGTGTTCCGCCCAGCGCCGGTATCGCTGCATCTCGACGACGCCCTCGAATTCGGCATCTTCACCCACCTGGCGGAAGGCGGTGGGAGCTTCTACCCCAGCAAGCTTCCCTGCAGGAGGAGCCAGGACTGGCAGGATCGGTTTGAGATTGACAGCCTGGAGGTCTGGGGCTGTGGCGGCGACGATGTCGCCGAGGCCCAGAGGAGGGAGTGGGCGTTCCAGGAGAGAGAGGCGGAGGCGAGGAGGAGAATCAATCTAGGCAGTGGAGATCAACAGCAGGATTACGAACTGTTGAAGCTGGCGGGTCTGGTGGGCAACGAGAATCGGAGTGGTGGCAGTATGGGCTGATGTGGG
This region includes:
- a CDS encoding Restriction of telomere capping protein 5; this encodes MGQGTSHEVQHLTLEQLSHNLAQTFAKKSYTPLELYCFKSVFRSLADTESGVQYWSEATLCRFLELPDALNVGSVVFQMASYLGAFPFASQAPAILTIEALLKVVTILTERYGAVLKKRGREIWLRELYRSLAIYDKGIRSELEEQKHEKDQVTEKMGFAVDVPEDGEGGDDEEDDELVLAALDSMDSLEVFRHGEQANVHHSIIPTDNFLKLIELLLLIAPIDAQQSLSSLAPELSDERIQNLRRTAKVVLSSFITDKHPGVTYRTFDTVLSTSLPFLFDGLNPLFEHFLFAKDFDLSKRKSDSTSPIQESHPVIPPPKTVADPEPILRNPGEILNLTTLSQLSFFIKGNNLFRRLRPLYSGNTHGFSMGSFEKQIFNWRAPTILLVSGRLLPTTPSSTRERALADMLPPKRHPNSVSETSQNQTLTYGAYIPTQWKHTGKSCFGDSSAKLFQLSPTHDVFPASSFSSDYVYFNKSPTHPAGVGFGTPVPTQSSAASRSHGVFRPAPVSLHLDDALEFGIFTHLAEGGGSFYPSKLPCRRSQDWQDRFEIDSLEVWGCGGDDVAEAQRREWAFQEREAEARRRINLGSGDQQQDYELLKLAGLVGNENRSGGSMG